One stretch of Pandoraea oxalativorans DNA includes these proteins:
- a CDS encoding ABC transporter substrate-binding protein gives MHVGVANAQSITLRVGDQNYYNVRASMEASGALEGANYQVEWKHFHSAAPVAEGLNAGALDLGFLGDSGFLFLAAKGAPVKLIAVSRQNPDTIALLVPKDSPVKSIQDLKGKKVAYWPGAWSQQLTLRALEKAGLPTDYVQFVKLMPVDAAVALPNGSIDAFPVWEPYISQQVVHNGARPIITARNLMPGLSSVAAYAPSVGSKHAAIADFLARLQKARAWVESHKEVYADQWAKKAGLDRDVARHWIGQAGMTVDAVDKQAVADYQGTSDFLTQTGALPNRFDVSKIVDTSFNAVLDVKGQATRQSASR, from the coding sequence ATGCACGTTGGCGTAGCGAACGCGCAAAGCATCACATTGCGCGTCGGGGACCAGAACTACTACAACGTGCGGGCCTCGATGGAGGCTTCGGGCGCGCTCGAAGGGGCGAACTATCAGGTCGAATGGAAACACTTCCATTCGGCCGCGCCGGTAGCCGAAGGACTCAACGCGGGGGCGCTGGACCTCGGCTTCCTCGGCGATTCGGGCTTCCTGTTTCTTGCGGCAAAAGGCGCACCGGTCAAGCTGATCGCCGTCTCGCGTCAGAACCCCGACACGATTGCGTTACTCGTGCCGAAGGATTCGCCGGTCAAATCGATCCAGGATCTCAAAGGCAAGAAGGTCGCCTACTGGCCGGGCGCGTGGAGTCAGCAACTGACGCTGCGCGCGCTCGAGAAAGCCGGGCTTCCGACCGATTACGTCCAGTTCGTCAAGCTGATGCCGGTCGATGCGGCGGTCGCGCTGCCCAACGGTTCCATCGACGCGTTCCCCGTCTGGGAGCCGTACATCTCGCAGCAAGTCGTGCACAACGGGGCGCGTCCGATCATCACCGCACGCAATCTGATGCCGGGCCTGAGTAGCGTCGCCGCTTACGCGCCATCGGTCGGCTCGAAGCACGCGGCGATTGCCGACTTCCTCGCACGGCTGCAAAAGGCACGTGCGTGGGTGGAGAGCCACAAGGAGGTTTACGCCGATCAATGGGCGAAGAAGGCCGGATTGGATCGCGACGTCGCACGGCACTGGATCGGGCAGGCCGGGATGACGGTCGATGCCGTCGACAAACAAGCTGTGGCCGACTATCAGGGCACGAGCGATTTCCTGACGCAAACCGGCGCACTGCCGAATCGCTTCGATGTCAGCAAGATCGTCGACACGTCGTTCAACGCTGTGCTCGACGTGAAGGGACAGGCGACGCGTCAGAGCGCGTCGCGATGA